The genomic interval AAGTTCACTTGCCATCCGAGGAGCCGTACAGGGATTGATAGAAAAAGATAAAGAACAGCACAGTAAAGCCAACTACCGGGAAACGCATCAACCACTGTTACCTGTGGAAAAACTTGTCCTTTCTTCCCAAGGTTATGATATTTATCCAACGTTTAAACTGGAAAACGGCTCTATTTACACAGGTTTCGAAAGTCTGGCTGATTGGATAGCTGCGAAAGAGAAAGTAGTGATTGAGGGATATGGAGGAGTGCTTTGGGAACAATTCGTAGACAACCTGAATCAGCAGTTTATCCGCAAAGGTGTTCGTGTGAACTGGCTTTGTATGGATGCTGCCTGGAAAGATGAAAATGAGATCAATCAAATGATTGAACCGTATCTGGGCGGAGATGATCCTATCTTTGGAAATGTGTATCCAGGTGAATTAAGTGACTTTTTTGACCTGGGGAGATTGAAAAAGCTTCAGCCAAAAAAGGCTGGAATTAATATATTGTATGGTTGCGGCGCAGCTTTAGCAGGCTGGAATGCACCCCTCGTATATCTGGATGTACCTAAAAATGAAATTCAGTTCCGTTCGCGGGCGGGAAATGTTTGCAATATCGGAGCTTTACAACCCATTAAACCTGGTCCGCAATACAAACGCTTTTATTTTGTAGACTGGGCAGTACTCAATAAACACAAAAAGCAAATCCTTCCTTCTATTGATGTAATTGTAGATGAACAGCGAGTAGAGGATATCACCTGGATGAACGGAGAGAAGTTTAGAGATGCCTTGCAATCCATGTCGCAGCATATGTTCCGAGTGCGGCCCTGGTTTGAACCCGGTGTGTGGGGCGGACAATGGATAAAAGACAGAATAGAAGGCCTGAGCAAAGAAGTAGTAAATTATGCCTGGTCGTTTGAGCTAATTGTGCCGGAAAACGGAATTATTCTGGAAAGCAACCGCCATTTGCTGGAAGTATCCTTCGACTTTCTGATGTTTGCCGGGAATGAATCAGTATTAGGAAAAGCAGCCAGGCGTTTTAAATATGAATTCCCGATCCGCTTCGATTTTCTGGACACTTTTGATGGTGGAAACCTTTCTTTGCAATGCCATCCGACTACAAAGTTTATCCAGGCGAATTTTGGGGAGAATTTTACCCAGGATGAAACCTATTATATTCTCGATGCCAAAGAAGAGGCAAAGGTATATTTGGGTTTTCAGGAAAATATCAACAAAACTGAGTTTAGAGAAAAGCTGGAGGATAGTTTTCAGAATAATACTCCGGTTGAAGTAGAGAAATATGTACAGGTATTTCCGGCGCAGAAACACGATCTGTTTCTGATTCCCAATGGAACTGTACACTGCTCCGGGAAAAATACCATGGTGCTGGAAATCAGTGCAACACCCTATATCTATACCTTTAAAATGTATGACTGGCTCCGCCTGGACCTTAAAGGTTTACCCCGTCCACTGAACATTGACCGGGCTTTCCGGAACCTGGATTTTGAACGGAAAGGTGAGAAAGTACAGCAGCAATTATTGTCGAAGCCAGAAGTAATCAAAAAAGGCCAAGACTGGCAATTAATTAATCTGTCTACCCATGAAGAGCATTTTTATGCTATTCAACGCATCGAATTTGATTCCTCGGTAGAGATAGCCACCGAAGGGCAGTGCCATATTTTAAGCCTGGTAGAAGGAAGTTCTATTACCGTCCGGACAGGCGCATTGGAACAGACTATTCATTATGCTGAAACTTTTGTAGTGCCGGCTGCTGCCGGAAGTTATGTACTTATCAATGAAGGCAAGAGCCAGGCAAAAGTAGTAAAAGCATTTGTTAAGGATGATCACTGTTAATATCCCCTATGTATACGATAAGAAACCTTGTAATCTTATTTTTAATTATATGTGTGCCGGTTTTGCTACTGGCTCAGCCAAAGCAGCCGGTAGATTATGCCGATCCTATGATCGGTTCGTCTGAATCCCGCTGGATGCTGAACCCTGGCGTAACAATGCCCTTCGGAATGGTGCAATTGAGTCCGGATAATCAGGGGAATGTATGGAAAGCTGGGTATGAATATACCTTAAATAACATTGGCGGTTTCAGTCACATCCATTCCTGGACCATGTCTGGCCTTTCAATTATGCCTACCGTGGGTGCTTTAAATACCAAACAAGGGCCTGCTGATGGCCCCACTACCGGCTGGACTACCGGGTACCGCTCCAGAATTGATAAAAAAACAGAACAAGCCAGTCCAGGCTATTATGCGGTAACGTTGATGAATGGAAATATCCGCACTGAGTTAACAAGTACCACCCGGGCAGGTTTTTTTCGATTCACCTATCCCCAGGAGGAAGAAGCACATATTTTGATAGATCTGGATTTCCCGGCAGAAAACAAACCTAAAATTCTGGATGCCCGCATTACACAAGTAAACGACAAGGAAATTGAAGGCTATTCTAAACAGCAGATGGATGACTGGAATGAGTACACGGTTCATTTTGTCGTGCGGTTTAATAAACCAATCGGGTATTTTGGCGGCTGGAAAAAGGATAGCGTTTTGCACAAAGTAAAAGAAGTAACCGGCAGTGGCGATATTGGGGCATTTGCAGATTTCAAAACGCAAAAAGGCGAAGTAATTCTGATGCAGACTGGTATTTCGCTGGTAAGTGTGGAAGGGGCAAGATTGAACCTGGAAACGGAGATGAATCCGTTTAACTGGAATTTTGATTCGGTCAGGAATAATGCCAGAACCACCTGGAATACCTTGCTTAGTAAGATAAAAGTAGAAGGCGGCAGCGAAGAAAATCTTAAGAAGTTCTATACCAATCTGTATCGTTCCTATATTGCCCGTACCATCTGGAGCGACGTTAATGGCAAATATGTAGATGTATGTGAACAAGTACGTACACTTGATGATCCCAAATCTCCCATCCTAGGGTCTGATGCTTTCTGGAATACCTTCTGGAACCTGAACCAGCTATGGACATTGGTAAATCCGGATATTGCCAATATGTGGGTAAAATCCCAGCTGGAAATGTACAAGCACGGCGGCTGGCTGTCGAAGGGACCTGCAGGAATTGAATATTCTGGTATTATGGAAGCTTCCCACGAAATTTCACTGATTGTGAGTGCTTATCAGAAAGGTATCCGGAACTTTGACGCTGCTACAGCTTTTAAGGCAATGCTTCATCAACAGACCGTACCTGGAGTAAAACACGAATGTGGGGGGTATGCCGGAAATAAGTTTTTTGACTCGTACATGAAATTAGGCTATGTGCCGCATGAAGAAGGCCAGGTTTCTAATACCTTAGAATATGCCTATGACGATTGGTGTGTAGCCCAGATGGCCAAAGCGTTGGGCAAAAAAAGTGAATATAAAGGGTTTATTAAACGGGCGGGGAATTATAAAAACGTATTCGATCCGGAAACAAAATACATCCGCATGAAACACAAAGATGGCGCCTGGGTGAAAGACTGGAATCCCTATTGCTGCACCTCGTTCAATGGAACCGGCTATCTGGAAGGCAATGCCTGGCAATACAGCTTTTTTAATCCGCATGATGTACAAGGCATTCTCAACCTGATGGGGAAAGATGAATTTAACAAGCGGCTGGAAGAAGGTTTTGAAAAATCTGCCAGGTTTAGTTTCAATGCCGAAGCCGATCTGTACGACCGGGTGCCGATCAATCATGGAAACCAGCCCAATATGCAGGCGGCCTATTTGTTCAATTATTCCGGTAAACCCTGGCTTACTCAAAAATGGGCACGTGAGATCATGAATACCTACTACGGTTCCGATCCTTACCATGGCTGGCTGGGCGACGAGGACGAAGGACAAATGGGAGCCTGGTTTGTAATGAGCGCCATGGGGCTTTTTGAAACAGATGGAGGGGCTTCTGTAAAACCCTTTTATGAAATAGGCAGTCCCTTGTTTGAGAAAACGACCATTACCCTGGATAACCAGTATTATTCTGGAAAAACCTTTGAAATTGAAGCCAGAAATACTTCGGATAAAAACATTTACATTCAGTCAGCAACTCTAGATGGAAAGCCATTAACCAAGCCATGGTTTTATCATGCGGATCTGGTAGATGGAGGAAAACTAGTACTGGAAATGGGACCAGAACCCAACCAAAACTGGGGAAGCAAACCACAGGATGCACCGCCTTCTATGTCAGCGGCAGCAAATGCTAAGTAAGCAAATTGAATATATAATAGATAAAGTTAAGCTGCTCATGCGCTATTCTAATTCTACCTTTTCTGTACTTACTTGGTTGCGATTTGTTAATCAGCGAGCATTTGTTATTCTGGTGATACATATAGTATTGGTATGTGTTTTCTCTGATACTTCAACTGCACAAACAGCCAAACCCGATTTTACGCAATTCGTTGATCCGCATATTGGCACAGCCCATTGCCGCTGGTTTCATTTTACCCCAGGGGCTATTCCTTTCGGTATGGCTAAACCAGCTCCTTCTACAGATGGGCATTATGGAAATAAATCCGGATGGGAAGCAGTAGGCTATGATTTTAGACATGAATCCATTGAAGGTTTTGCAAATTTTCATGAATTCCAGATCGGCGGAATAGTGTTTGCACCTCTAACCGGCAAACTGCAAACCATTCCTGGCAAATTAGAAAATACAAACGAAGGTTACCGTTCTCCCTTTGACCGCAAAGATGAAAAGGCAACGTCCGGATATTACTCAGTGGTATTAAAAGAGTATGGTATAAAAGCGGAACTGACAGCTACTGAGAGAGTGGCTTTTCACCGCTATACTTTTCCGGCAGGCAATGAGTCCCATATTCTGTTTGACATAGGAAACCGCCAGGGTGAAAGTGGCCGGGTGAAAGATGCTAAAGTATATATGACACCAGATGGCCGCATTGAAGGTTTTGTTACTACCCTTCCGGAATATGTGCAGAAATACCAGGCAGGAGCCGAAGTAAGCATGTATTTTTCAGCTGTTCTGGATAAAAAACCAACGGCTTTTGGTGTATTCAAAGGAAATGAGCAGCAAGCCGGGAAAAAAGAATTGTCTGGAGAAGGGGCAGGAATGTATCTGACTTTTACTACCAAAGCCAATGAATCAGTCACCATCAAAGCCGGACTTTCTTATACCTCCATTGAAAATGCCCGCCTGAACCTGCAAACAGAAGCAGCTAATTTAAGTTTTGATCAGGCAAAAAATCAGGCACTCTCTACCTGGAATACTTATCTGGGCCGCATACAAGTAGAAACTTCCAACCGGGCCGACAAAGTAAAATTTTATACAGGCTTATACCATGCTTTATTAGGCCGTGGACTTGCCAGTGATGTAAATGGAGCGTATCCAAAAAATGATGGCACCGTAGGGCAAATTCCTGTAGATAAAAATAACAAACCGGTTCATCATCATTACAATACCGATGCCATTTGGGGGGCTTTCTGGAACCTGACACAGCTTTGGGCTCTGGCCTATCCGGAATATTATTCAGCATTCGTAAAAAGCCAGTTGCTGGTCTATAAAGATGCCGGCTGGCTGGGCGATGGCATTGCCAATAGTAAATATGTATCTGGAGTGGGCACCAACTTTGTCAGCCTGGTAATGGCCAGTGCCTATATGTGCGGCATCCGAGATTTTGATGTAAACTTAGCCTATGAAGCATCCTTGAAAAACGAAATCGACGGGAATAATCGTCCAAGAGGGGCCGGGAAACTGGATGTAGACCGCTTTGTAAAATATGGATTTGTTAATCACATTGATAAGTCAGATGCTTCGGACGAAATATGGCGTTTTTCCGGTTCTCATACACTCGAATATGCGTTTAGTTCTTTTTCTGTAGCTCAATGGGCAAAGCTATTAGGGAAAGAGAAGGATCACCAGCAACTGATGCGTTTATCCAAGGCCTGGGAGCAACTCTACGACCCGAAGACACAATTCCTGCGGCCAAAATATGCTGATGGTAAATTCATTGATAATTTCAAACCCACCGAAGTATGGCGGGGATTTCAGGAGGGTAATGCCTGGCAATATACCTTTTATGTACCACACGAACCAGAAAGTCTGGTAGCTAAAGTAGGAAAAGACCGATTCAACTCGAGGCTCGACAGTATTTTCACCGTTTCTCAAAAAGCAGTGTTTGGGGGTGGCAAAAATATTGATGCCTTTGCCGGCTTAGAAGGGTTATACAATCATGGAAACCAGCCTAACCTACATATTTCCTGGCTGTTCAATTATTCCGGCAAACCTTCACTTACTCAGAAATGGGCACGGGCCATTTGTAATGAATTCTACGGAACAGAAGGTGTACACGGCTATGGCTATGGCCAGGATGAAGACCAGGGACAATTGGGAGCCTGGTATGTGATAGGCAGCATGGGTTTATTTGACGTAAAAGCACTCACGGAAACGGAACCCAGTTTCGGCATAGGAAGTCCGCTTTTTACTAAGATTACGATTCAACTCAATCAAAAATATTATAAAGGAAAAGAGTTTGTAATAGAAGCCCGGAACAACAGCCAAAAAAATAGCTATGTACAATCTTTTACAATGAATGGAAAGAAACTCTACAAACCATTTATTCCTTTTAAGTCGGTGACTGATGGCGGTACATTAATTCTGGAGATGGGCAATAAGCCCAAGGATAGTTATTAGAACCTTGATAGACTTTAGCGGAATCGGAGTAATCAAACACATGCAATACTATTATTGGCACTCTCGGATAAATATTTAACATGGAAAGTAAAAGTTCTTCATATCTGGTATTCATTACCCTGGTAGCTACCTTAGGTGGATTATTGTTCGGGTTTGATATGGCGGTGATCTCAGGCGTATTGCCCTTTGTACAGAAACAATTTTCACTGGCTGCCGCTGAAGAAGGCTGGTTTGTGTCGTGTGCCATTGTAGGTTGTGTAATTGGGGTATTGTTTTCCGGAGAATTAAGCGACCGGTGGGGACGGAAAAAATTACTCATTATTGCAGCCATTCTGTTTTTGTTATCTGCTTTAGGCACGGCTATGGCTTCCTCTTTTACTTTTTTGATCATAGCACGTATAGTAGGGGGGATGGGCGTAGGAGTGGCTTCAAACCTGGCTCCTTTATATATTTCGGAAATTGCCCCAGCTTCTGTCCGTGGCAGACTGGTGACCTTTTACCAACTGGCGGTAACCTTAGGAATTCTGGTAGCTTACCTGACCAATGCTGCTGTCCTTAGCTATTCACAGGAACACCAGGGCCAGTCATTAGGCGGTTTATTGGACTATATTGTATTGCAGGAAGTGTGGAGAAGCATGTTTGCCATAGGGGTAATACCCTCTTTGTTATTTTTAGCTGGATTATTCTTTGTGCCGGACAGTCCCCGCTGGCTGATACAGCAGGGTAGGGAAGGAGAAGGTATGTCTATTCTGGCCAAAATCAACGGAGAAGTCGTAGCTCAGCAAGATTTCCAGAATATCCGCCGTACCCTTAGTCATGAAACAGGCTCGTATAAAGAACTATTTGCCCCAGGCATGCGAAAAGCCTTATGGATCGGATTGTTATTGCCTTTATTTTCCCAGTTCAGTGGAATTAATGCGGTTATTTATTATGGTCCACGCATTCTGAACGATGCTGGTATCAGTATCGACAATGCGCTTATGAGCCAGATTATTTTGGGCGCAGCAAACTTGCTATTTACTTTAATTGCTGTCTGGAAGGTAGACCAGATGGGCCGCCGGCCATTGTATCTGGTGGGATCAATGGGGGCAACCATCAGTTTATTTTTAACAGGCATTTGTTTTTACACTGGTGCCACGAATAGTCTTTTTCTCCTCCTGAGTGTAATTGCTTTTCTCGCCTGTTTTGCTTTCTCTATTGGACCCTTAAAATTTGTAATTGCTGCCGAAATTTTTCCTAATAAAATACGGGGCAGAGCCTTAGCCCTTAGCATCATGACCATGTGGATAGCTGATACCGTGGTGGGTCAACTAACTCCTGTTTTACTGGAATCTGTTGGTACAGCGATTACTTTCTGGCTCTTTGCTGTCTGCTGCCTGATTTCTTTCTGGGTGGTGTATAAAATGGTGCCTGAAACCAAAGGCAAAACGCTGGAAGAAATTGAAGATATGTATATGGCTCCTCATTAATATATTGATAGCAATCCTATCATGCCAATTTCTACAAGGGCCGGGTTAATTGTAAGCGATATTATCCCTTGATGGGACGCTAAAGGAATTGATCAATTAAAGCCCCTTATAAAAGCTTCACATCCTTGTTAGCTTTCGTTTTTAGTCCAATACTTCCGTTAATTCTTTGAGCAACTCTTTTCTCATATAAAGAACTTTAAGAAACTCTTTTATAATAGCAGCTATAAGTTTGTATCTGGTACTATTTTGAAAGCGTAAAAATAGGTATACTCATAAAATGAGAGTTAAATGCGGCTGAAGTATGGGTAATGGCTAAGATGAAGAAGAGATAGTTTAGGAGAATTTAACAAATTTTAGATTTTTTAGATTACATCCATGTAAGCTAGATAGTTTTTTGTAATATTATTCTACTTAAACAGAATTCATGAAAGCGAGTATAACCCTTACTGTGAACGGGAACACACATACAGTTGATGTAGATCCTTCTATGCCACTGCTTTACGTCCTGCGAAATCATTTAGAACTTAATGGGCCTAAGTATGGCTGTGGTTTGGCGCAATGTGGTTCCTGTATGGTACTTCTGGACGGAAAAGCTGTTCCCAGTTGCCTCCTGCGGATTGACGATGTTAAAAACCTGAAGGTAACAACTCTGGAAGGACTCCTGCGCCAGGATGGTGGATTGCATCCGGTACAGGAAGCTTTTGTGCAACAGCAAGCAGCGCAATGTGGATTTTGCCTGAATGGAATGGTTATTTCGGCAGTAGCTCTGTTATCGGAAAATAAATCGCCTGATGAAAATGCTATCCGTACGAATTTACAAAGGGTTCTCTGCCGTTGTGGGGCTCAATCCCGTGTGATCAAAGCCGTTAAACAAGCTTCGCATACGCTAACATCCAAAGCTAAACAAGGGCAGGAATGAAAGAAAAAGAAACCAACGCTTCATTATCCAGGAGAGATTTTCTGAAAGGAGCAGGATGTCTTACGATAGCTTTTCCATTATTTGGTACCTGCTGGCTGCCAGAAACAGATAAGAGCCTGGACGATACATTGCCCGGAAGTCTGAAAGGACAACCACAGATCAATGCCTGGCTGGAAATTTTGCCAGAAGGGAAAATCCGTGTATTAACCGGAAAAATGGAACTCGGCCAGGGTATTCGTACGGCTATTGCACAAGTGGCGGCAGAAGAACTGGATATGGATATTGAGAACGTGGAAGTACATCTGGCCGAAACCGGACGAACTCCCCACGAAGGCTATACTGCCGGAAGCGGCTCGATTGAGAACAGTGCAATGTCTGTGCGCTATGCCGCGGCTGCTGCCCGTATGAAATTGATGGAACTCGCCGCGAAGAAACTACAGGCAAAAACAGAGCAGCTGGAACTGGCCAACGGGAGTGTATTTGTGAAGGGTGGAAAGCAGAAACTGACTTTTAGCCAGATATTAGATGGCGCCCAGCTTAAAGATGAAGTGCGTTTGCCGGTTCAACTCAAAGAGAAATCTGCTTACAAGTTGGTGGGCAAGGCTATCCCCCGCAAGGATATAGAACGGATGGTGAGGGGTCAACAGTACTATATCCAGGACTTGCGTTTTCCGGGAATGGTACATGGACGCATCATCAGGCCTTCAGCTTACGAGGCAAAACTAAGCTCGTTTGATGAAAAAGCCTTAAAGCAAAAGTTTCCTGGTATCATAAAAACAGTGGTAAATGGTAATTTCTTAGGTTTGATTGCCACCGATGAATTTGAAGCAATGCAGGCTCAGGCTTTTGTAAAAGAACATGCCACCTGGACACCTGGAAAAGCCTTACCGGAAGGTGACTTGCAAACGTATATCAAAAAGTTGCCTGGTAAAACCGAGCAGGTGAAAGTAAAAGGTAACATAAATGGTGCTTCCGGTGGCAATGCTCTTTCCATACAAGCAAGCTACTTTAAGCCTTATATTATGCATGGCTCTATCGGTCCTTCCTGTGGTATTGCATTGTTTGAAAATTCCATTCTGCATATCTGGTCGCATAGCCAGGGTATATACCCGATGAGAGAAGCGCTTACAAAAATGCTTGGTATTCCCTCAGATCAGATTCATATCGTAGGCGTACCCGGATCTGGTTGTTATGGCCATAATGGGGCAGATGATGCGGCGACAGATGCGGCCTTACTGGCAATGGCTTATCCGGGCAAACATGTACGCGTGCAATGGTCACGGGCAGAGGAGCATGGCTGGGAACCTTATGGCAGCGCTATCGCCGTAGACTTAAAAGCAAGTCTGGATTCATCCGGAAAAATTAACTATTGGGATAGTGAAGTTTGGACCGATTCGCATAGTACACGCCCCGGCGGAGACCCTGCTACATTACTTACTGCCCGCCACATTGACAAAGCATTTAAGATGCAATCGGCTGGTTATACTGGCGGAGGACACCGCAATGCAGAACCCTATTATGCCATTCCTAATCTTCAGATTGTAGCGCATTTTTTTGAAGGGCCACTTCGGGTATCTTCCCTGCGTGGACTAGGTGCGTATGCCAATATTTTTGCACTGGAATCCTTTATGGATGAACTCGCCGAAAAAGCAGGAAAAGACCCCTTAACCTTTCGCCTGATGCATCTGGAAGATGAAAGAGCCATAGCGGTTGTCAAAAAGATACAGGAGATGACAAAAAATGAAAAAACAAATAAGAAAGAGGGGATGGGATATGCCTTTTCACGATATAAAAATACAGCTACCTATTGTGCCGTTGCAGCAAAAGTATCTGTAGAAACCGGCTCCGGTGAAGTGAAAGTGCATAAAATGTGGGCTTCTATTGATGCCGGTGAAGTAATCAATCTGGATGGCATCATCAACCAGACGGAAGGAGGCATGATCCAAAGTGCCAGCTGGACACTCAAAGAGCAAGTACAGTTTGATTCCAGGCATGTCAATAGCCTGGACTGGGCTTCTTATCCGATCTTCAGGTTCAGTGATGTTCCCCAGGTGGAAGTAGCCGTTATCAACAGGCCTCAGGAAAAACCATTGGGCGCCGGGGAAGCCGCACAAGGCCCAACCTCTGCTGCCATAGCCAATGCTGTATACAGAGCCTGTGGAAAGCGTATACGCCACTTACCTATAGAGCAGGCCATGAAGCAGAAGTAATTGTTATAGGCAAATGACCAACTCAGGTTCTGCCCATTTTTAAGTATAAGCCTATCCCTTAGACTGGTGCAAATCTGACCATGACCAAAAAGTGCTTTGAAAACACAACTTCCCTTATCTTTTCAGTAATTCTTAATTTAAAAGAGAACCAGTTATGAAATAGGATTGTTTATATACAGTATATGAATTAACTTTGTTGAATCATATATTAACGTATTCTTCCATACAGGGAACAGTTTCCACACCGGATGAATGCATTCACCTACTCAATCTCTTCTATTTTTTGATGAAAAGACGTTCTTTATTAAAACAATTAGGTATTGCTGCCGGCGGCATCCTAACTCTTCCCGCATGGGCATCCGGCTGGTCGCCTGAATCTATTGGACATATCTCTACTTTGCCGGTTTCTGATGAAAACCTGCTGGCAGAAATAGTTGAAACCATTATTCCCGAAACTTCTACGCCTGGCGCCAAATCCTTAAAAGTGCATCAGTTTATAATGCGGATGGTGAACGACTGTTATGGAGCAGATGTACAGGAAAACCTGAAAAAAGGCCTGGCGACTACTGAGCAAGCAGCCAATCAGACTTTTCAAAAGTCATTTATGGAATGTGATGCCAAGCAGCGTAAGCAGGTATTCCTTCAGTTGATAAATTCTACGGATACGGCTACAAAACGCTTTGCCGAGATGACAAAAAACCTGACAATCCGGGGTTATATGAACTCCGAGTATGTAATGGTAAATATCCTCAAATACAATATGGTACCCGGGTTTTATAATGGTTGCGTACCTGTAAAGGCCTAAACCCAATAGAGCCTGCTTTTCTATATATTTCACATTTTACCAATTTAGTTTACATGTCTTTTTTAAATATAGATTCAGTTAAAGAACGTACGTTCGATGCCATTGTGATTGGTTCAGGCATTAGCGGTGGCTGGTCAGCCAAAGAATTAACCGGTAAAGGGCTGCGTACCCTGGTACTGGAGCGTGGCCGGGATGTAAAGCACATTACTGATTACCCGACCACCAACATGAACCCTTGGGAATTTGAACACCTGGGCCAGCTTCCAAAAGCCTTAAAAGATGCAAATCCAATAGCCACCCGTTGTTATGCGTTTAACGAAGATTCTGCGCATTTTTTTGTAAAAGATGCTGAACATCCGTATGTACAAGAAAAACCTTTCGACTGGATCCGGGGCTATCAGGTAGGCGGGAAATCCCTGTTATGGGCTAGAGGCACCCAACGCTGGTCTAAGTATGATTTTGATGGGCCTGCACGGGATGGTTTTGCGGTTGAATGGCCCATTGGTTATGAAGATATTGCACCCTGGTATAGTTATGTAGAGAAATTTGCCGGTATTTCCGGAAATAAAGATGGTCTGCCTCAATTGCCGGATGGGGAGTTTCTGCCTCCGCACGAACAATCGTGTGTAGAAAAACATTTTAGTGAGCAGATGGCGAAGCATTACAACAACACCCGTCCGGTAATTATCGGCCGGTGCGCCCATCTTACTAAACCGCAGCCTATACATTTTCAGCAGGGGAGAGCCAAGTGTATGAACCGCAATTTGTGTGAGCGGGGATGTCCTTTTGGAGGCTATTTCAGCAGTAACTCTTCTACCTTACCTTGGGCGGCCAAAACCGGCAAAATGACATTGAAACCTCATTCGGTCGTTCATTCGATTATATTTGATGAGAAAAAAAATAAAGCCACCGGTGTACGGGTGATCGATTCCCAGACCAAAGAGATGACCGAGTATTATGCACAGATCATCTTTTTAAATGCGGCGACATTAAATACAAACTTAATCCTGCTGAATTCTACGTCTAACCGTTTTCCGAATGGATTAGGCAATGATAATGGCTTGTTGGGTAAGTATATCGCTTTCCATAATTTCCGCACTACAATTTCTGCAGAGTATGAAGGTTTTCAGGATACAACAACAGCTGGTATCCGTCCGAATGGCAGTTATATACCCCGGTTCCGGAATGTATTCAAGCAGGAAACCGACTTTTTGCGGGGCTATGCAGCCGGATTCAGCGGAAGCCGGATGACCTCCAATGATACTTCTGGCTTAGGAGAAGAATTAAAAACAAGTTTAACCCAGAAAAAATATGGCAACTGGCGCGTAGGTTCGCACATGATGGGAGAGACAATTCCTAAAGAAAGCAATTATGTGGCTCTGGATGCGAATTTAAAAGATCCCTGGGGTATTCCTCAGTTGAAAGTATCGGTAGCCTACGATGATAATGATGAAAAAATGATTGTAGACTTCCATGAGCAGATGACCGAAATGCTCACCAAAGCCGGGTTTATAAATATCAAAACGCACGATAATCCTACTAAAGCCCCAGGATTGGATATCCATGAAATGGGTGGTGTACGCATGGGCAAAGATCCCAAAACTTCGCTGCTCAATAAATGGAACCAGTTGCATAGCTGCAAAAATGTGTTTGTAACCGATGGAGCCTGTATGACTTCCAACTCTACCCAGAATCCTTCCTTAACATTTATGGCCATAACTGCCAGGGCTGCAAATCATGCGGCCGAGGAATTAAAGAAAAAAAATCTGTAGTTAAATATTGGCTTACCTAAAAAGGCATGAGTTTTC from Rhodocytophaga rosea carries:
- a CDS encoding GH92 family glycosyl hydrolase, whose product is MHRLLCQRQQMLSKQIEYIIDKVKLLMRYSNSTFSVLTWLRFVNQRAFVILVIHIVLVCVFSDTSTAQTAKPDFTQFVDPHIGTAHCRWFHFTPGAIPFGMAKPAPSTDGHYGNKSGWEAVGYDFRHESIEGFANFHEFQIGGIVFAPLTGKLQTIPGKLENTNEGYRSPFDRKDEKATSGYYSVVLKEYGIKAELTATERVAFHRYTFPAGNESHILFDIGNRQGESGRVKDAKVYMTPDGRIEGFVTTLPEYVQKYQAGAEVSMYFSAVLDKKPTAFGVFKGNEQQAGKKELSGEGAGMYLTFTTKANESVTIKAGLSYTSIENARLNLQTEAANLSFDQAKNQALSTWNTYLGRIQVETSNRADKVKFYTGLYHALLGRGLASDVNGAYPKNDGTVGQIPVDKNNKPVHHHYNTDAIWGAFWNLTQLWALAYPEYYSAFVKSQLLVYKDAGWLGDGIANSKYVSGVGTNFVSLVMASAYMCGIRDFDVNLAYEASLKNEIDGNNRPRGAGKLDVDRFVKYGFVNHIDKSDASDEIWRFSGSHTLEYAFSSFSVAQWAKLLGKEKDHQQLMRLSKAWEQLYDPKTQFLRPKYADGKFIDNFKPTEVWRGFQEGNAWQYTFYVPHEPESLVAKVGKDRFNSRLDSIFTVSQKAVFGGGKNIDAFAGLEGLYNHGNQPNLHISWLFNYSGKPSLTQKWARAICNEFYGTEGVHGYGYGQDEDQGQLGAWYVIGSMGLFDVKALTETEPSFGIGSPLFTKITIQLNQKYYKGKEFVIEARNNSQKNSYVQSFTMNGKKLYKPFIPFKSVTDGGTLILEMGNKPKDSY
- a CDS encoding sugar porter family MFS transporter, whose amino-acid sequence is MESKSSSYLVFITLVATLGGLLFGFDMAVISGVLPFVQKQFSLAAAEEGWFVSCAIVGCVIGVLFSGELSDRWGRKKLLIIAAILFLLSALGTAMASSFTFLIIARIVGGMGVGVASNLAPLYISEIAPASVRGRLVTFYQLAVTLGILVAYLTNAAVLSYSQEHQGQSLGGLLDYIVLQEVWRSMFAIGVIPSLLFLAGLFFVPDSPRWLIQQGREGEGMSILAKINGEVVAQQDFQNIRRTLSHETGSYKELFAPGMRKALWIGLLLPLFSQFSGINAVIYYGPRILNDAGISIDNALMSQIILGAANLLFTLIAVWKVDQMGRRPLYLVGSMGATISLFLTGICFYTGATNSLFLLLSVIAFLACFAFSIGPLKFVIAAEIFPNKIRGRALALSIMTMWIADTVVGQLTPVLLESVGTAITFWLFAVCCLISFWVVYKMVPETKGKTLEEIEDMYMAPH
- a CDS encoding (2Fe-2S)-binding protein, yielding MKASITLTVNGNTHTVDVDPSMPLLYVLRNHLELNGPKYGCGLAQCGSCMVLLDGKAVPSCLLRIDDVKNLKVTTLEGLLRQDGGLHPVQEAFVQQQAAQCGFCLNGMVISAVALLSENKSPDENAIRTNLQRVLCRCGAQSRVIKAVKQASHTLTSKAKQGQE